From Acipenser ruthenus chromosome 2, fAciRut3.2 maternal haplotype, whole genome shotgun sequence, a single genomic window includes:
- the LOC117963758 gene encoding 3-hydroxyacyl-thioester dehydratase X-like: protein MIGRMELFIIPWGSLYLASFFLITFTVLYYYVYRSHKLYKEGAVVFDCQKQVPSWFYLLCRLAAKVVLKRQGRLYNNTNSTGGGSQVTFTLYNCRLESKGLRQYCSVCGYGWDYPDSTNRDIPVCYPEILFFRLLAMVISSDGFRLSPLGLIHVQQTMRTSQPVDEIKKGPFFLQAAVKEYRSVELGIEVDIVFELKDRVKEPVWEGIMTLLSRDMKKLNRKKQHTQESCEPEEVKVIEILVPWYTGLKYAFASLDYNPHHLFSPTAKLLGYKSPIAHGMWMVSRCLAEIEKREGTDAIQAPVCVKVRFKQPLLMPGKVVIKYWETFPDAGTWSHKSYQFRMEEIGTRLPHVVGEISGVESYSINAESG, encoded by the exons ATGATTGGGAGAATGGAGTTGTTTATCATTCCATGGGGATCCCTTTACCTCGCTAGCTTTTTTCTGataacatttacagtattgtATTACTATGTCTATCGTTCCCATAAGTTATACAAAGAAGGAGCTGTCGTATTTGACTGCCAGAAGCAGGTTCCAAGTTGGTTTTACTTGCTCTGCAGACTCGCAGCAAAAGTTGTTCTTAAGAGGCAGGGACGACTTTACAACAACACCAATTCTACTGGAGGCGGAAGCCAGGTCACTTTCACTTTGTACAACTGCAG ACTAGAGTCCAAAGGCCTGAGACAGTACTGCAGTGTTTGTGGCTATGGCTGGGACTATCCTGATTCTACCAACAGAGACATCCCTGTGTGCTATCCAGAGATACTCTTCTTCCGCTTGTTGGCAATGGTTATAAGCTCTGATGGATTCAGGTTAAGCCCCCTGG gacttatccatgtacagcagaccATGAGAACTTCCCAACCTGTGGATGAAATAAAGAAAGGACCATTTTTCCTTCAGGCAGCTGTGAAGGAATACAGATCAGTAGAACTTGGTATAGAGGTGGACATTGTGTTTGAGCTAAAAGATAGAGTCAAGGAGCCTGTTTGGGAAGGAATCATGACATTGCTCTCGAGAGATATGAAGAAACTCAACAGAAAAAAGCAACATACCCAAGAAAGCTgtg AGCCTGAGGAAGTGAAAGTGATTGAAATATTGGTACCTTGGTACACAGGACTCAAATACGCTTTTGCATCTTTAGACTATAATCCACATCACCTTTTTTCACCAACGGCTAAGCTACTTGGATATAAAAGCCCCATAGCTCATGGGATGTGGATGGTGTCTCGATGTCTTGCTGAAATAGAGAAGCGTGAAG GGACAGATGCAATCCAAGCCCCTGTTTGCGTTAAGGTCAGGTTTAAGCAGCCCCTGCTCATGCCTGGGAAGGTAGTAATCAAATACTGGGAAACTTTCCCAGACGCAGGTACATGGTCTCACAAATCGTACCAGTTCAGAATGGAGGAGATTGGGACAAGGCTGCCTCATGTGGTGGGAGAGATATCAGGAGTGGAGTCGTATTCTATAAATGCAGAAAGTGGCTAA